In Candidatus Methylarchaceae archaeon HK02M2, the following proteins share a genomic window:
- the topA gene encoding DNA topoisomerase I, with product MSGDSANNTLMIAEKPDAMRKIAKSLAEDGTLRKVVSDQGIDYYEFIRYNKKHTIVAAVGHLFNLSPVLKGEWTYPIFDAEWRPSFEVQKKSSFSKKYFETIQKVTEDATDFIVCCDFDTEGSVIGSNILKFLCDVKDAKRMKFSTLTKIDLIESYKNMSDHLDFGQIEAGLTRHWLDWYWGLNLTRALTLAMKSSADKGFKILSTGRVQGPTLALLLERELKIRNFTVKPYWQLELNCRADSKRFTALYEKNRLWAKNEADKILKDCEGKYATVKEITKKKYKQEPPYPLSTSNLQSHAYAHFKFSPAQTIKLAESLYQMGAISYPRTASQKLPKRIGYKKILSALSSLEKYSGLCHELLRKERLIPLEGPNKDPAHPAIYPTSEVPTIKKLTSQQKKIYDLILRRFLATFGDPAERESMRVILYVGKNKFIATGIKTISLGWVRFYSPYSTFEDQILPEIKVGQILKDLEILMIEKLTTPPKRYTQGSIIEEMEKRKLGTKATRSGILQTLYDRNYISGKSIEVSKLGETVIKALRDFCPKIISEQLTMKLEEEMELVRKEKKSREEVIEESVEVLMENLNEIKKNEKMMGRELLKGLMDSRKEERKLGVCPKCKGELRVIRSRKSSKIFAGCSSYPTCDNSYPLPQKATIITQNRTCKMCLTPIVHIKRRGKRSFTMCLDPNCPTKSNLRNKS from the coding sequence AGGATGGAACACTAAGGAAAGTCGTATCAGACCAAGGTATCGATTATTATGAATTTATCAGGTATAATAAGAAGCACACAATTGTTGCAGCTGTTGGGCATCTCTTTAACTTAAGCCCTGTTTTAAAAGGAGAATGGACTTATCCTATCTTTGATGCAGAGTGGAGACCGAGTTTTGAAGTCCAAAAAAAATCGAGCTTCTCTAAAAAATACTTTGAAACAATACAAAAAGTAACAGAAGATGCAACAGATTTTATCGTATGCTGTGACTTTGATACTGAAGGAAGCGTCATTGGCTCAAATATATTGAAATTTTTATGTGACGTTAAAGATGCTAAGCGAATGAAATTTAGCACTTTAACAAAGATTGATTTGATAGAATCTTATAAGAATATGTCAGATCATCTCGACTTTGGTCAGATTGAGGCTGGATTGACAAGGCATTGGTTAGATTGGTATTGGGGATTGAATCTAACTCGTGCTTTGACATTAGCTATGAAGAGTAGTGCAGACAAAGGTTTCAAGATTCTTTCAACAGGTAGAGTGCAGGGACCAACTTTAGCCCTTTTACTGGAAAGAGAGTTGAAGATCAGGAATTTTACTGTAAAACCATATTGGCAGTTAGAGTTAAACTGCAGAGCTGATAGTAAAAGGTTCACAGCTCTATATGAAAAAAATCGATTATGGGCGAAGAATGAGGCAGATAAAATATTGAAAGATTGTGAGGGAAAATATGCAACAGTAAAGGAAATCACCAAGAAGAAATACAAGCAAGAACCCCCGTATCCATTAAGTACATCGAATTTACAGTCTCATGCTTACGCTCATTTTAAATTTTCTCCTGCTCAGACTATCAAACTTGCCGAGAGTTTGTATCAGATGGGTGCAATTTCATATCCCAGAACTGCAAGCCAGAAGTTGCCTAAAAGAATAGGATATAAGAAGATTTTAAGTGCATTATCCTCTTTGGAGAAGTATAGCGGTCTATGTCATGAGTTGCTAAGAAAGGAAAGATTGATTCCTCTTGAAGGACCTAATAAAGACCCCGCCCACCCAGCGATATATCCTACTTCTGAAGTCCCAACAATAAAAAAGCTTACCTCACAACAAAAGAAGATTTACGATTTAATTTTAAGGAGATTCTTAGCTACTTTCGGCGACCCTGCTGAAAGAGAGAGTATGCGTGTGATTTTATACGTAGGCAAGAATAAATTCATAGCAACTGGTATAAAGACTATATCACTTGGCTGGGTTAGATTTTATTCACCGTATTCTACTTTTGAAGATCAAATCCTACCTGAAATAAAAGTTGGTCAAATATTAAAGGATTTGGAGATTCTTATGATCGAAAAGTTGACAACACCTCCTAAGAGGTACACTCAAGGATCGATAATTGAGGAGATGGAAAAGAGGAAACTTGGCACCAAAGCTACAAGGTCTGGAATACTACAAACTTTGTATGATAGAAATTACATCTCAGGAAAGAGTATCGAAGTTTCGAAATTAGGAGAAACAGTGATCAAGGCATTGAGAGATTTCTGCCCAAAGATAATCAGCGAACAGCTGACGATGAAGTTGGAGGAGGAAATGGAGCTCGTTAGGAAAGAAAAGAAAAGCAGAGAAGAAGTCATCGAAGAGTCTGTAGAAGTCTTGATGGAAAATCTTAACGAGATTAAAAAGAATGAGAAGATGATGGGAAGAGAGCTGTTAAAGGGTTTGATGGATTCGAGAAAAGAGGAGAGAAAGCTTGGAGTATGCCCAAAATGTAAAGGTGAACTAAGGGTTATCAGATCAAGAAAGAGTAGCAAGATTTTCGCAGGATGTAGTTCTTATCCTACATGTGATAACTCATACCCTTTACCTCAAAAGGCAACGATTATTACTCAAAATAGAACGTGTAAAATGTGCCTAACTCCTATCGTTCATATTAAAAGAAGAGGAAAGCGATCTTTTACGATGTGCTTAGATCCGAATTGTCCAACAAAGTCAAACTTACGTAATAAGTCTTAA